In Archaeoglobus profundus DSM 5631, the sequence GACTTTAAAAGTGGCCGGCTCAAAATTAGTGGCCCACAAGTGTGGGTCAGAAATTAGATCAGCGATGTGGTGAACATTCGAAGTTTGCCACACCTTATCTCGAATATCATCTGGTCCTCCAGAAGTTTGTTAATGTATTTCATAGTCGTTCTCCAGTTCCAGTTCATCGCATCCTTGACCTGCCTGATTGTTACAACCTTGTTATCCCGGATAAACCTCAGCACCTTCATCACATTTTCTTCACGAATTTCCAGCAGGCCCTCTGGACGTCCCCGTATCTTCAACTTGGCCCCGATCTCATCCAAGAATTCTTCGATCTCCTCTTGAGTATACTTCAGCTCAGTCGGAACGATGAGCGTTCTCCTCCCGAATCTGAAAACAGCGATTAATCCATCCCGTTCAAGAGCCCTAAGTCTTTGAGGCAGGTTGGAACTCCCCTTCAAATTCTCCAAACCGAAGTACTCTTTCAAAGATTTGTAGGTTGCACAACCGAGCTTATGAATAGCTTCCAAAACCTCCTCCTGTGTTGGCAATGCCAAACACCTTCTCTTTCTCCTTCTTTATATCTTCCAAATCTTTCTCAAACTTAAGACGACGTAAAATCCGGCTACAATCTTCTTTTGTGGGTCTGAGAATCACATCGCCGACTTGAGGCTTTATTCTTTGATCGTAAACGATGATGACTTGAACATGGCTATCATAAACTTCTTCAAAGAATTTCTTAGCGATCTTGAGAAGTTTTAGAAATTCTAAATCTTGCATGGCTATCTTTTGCCAAGATAATTAAAATAGTTACTGCTTAAACAGGAACGGCAACAATGCACAGAATACGACAACAATTATGCCTACGACAGAACCCATTATTTTGAAGTATGTTTTATGTCTTTCTTGAGTCGTTTTTAGGTTACCTATTTCTTCGTCGTGAGTTCGTATCGTGCCATTTATCTTTTTTAAGTGCTCTAATATTTGATTTTGAGTGCCCTTAATCTCTCCGAGTGTCTCGAAGAGCTTAGCAACCATTTGTTCATCCATTCCTACACCTCAGGGTGCTACGGCCCTATACCTAACATTGCGGACGAACCACATTTGTAAAGCCTGTTCTGCGCTCTGCTCCATTATTTCAACCCATTCCCGTATCGTTTTCGTGTTCTGAGAATAATCCTCTCTTAGCTCGCCAATAGAATAGCTGAGGGGCTGATCTGATTTGCCCGTAATGGACCATTTAAGCACATCGATGCAAACCTTGTTCAAAAGCCATTTCTTGAGTAAAGCTTGGTTAGGAGCGGTTGTTAGATCCTCCACCTTGATTATGTCTTTCAGTTCAGCCTCTCTTTCGTCAATAAAAGATTGAACGGTAGCATCATCTGGTTCGGTGGCAAAAGCTTGTCCTAAAGCCGTTCTAACGTCGGAAACTGTTACCAGTGTGGTCATTGCGACCCCCTAAAAAATTAGAGGTTAGATCCCTGTGATAACACAGATAGCGCTCGGTCTCACGACACCAACGCCAAAGCGCTCGAAGACATTGATCAGATAGCTCTGTGACTTCTGTTCGTATGTTGGCCCTTCAACACTAATATCCTCAGCCAGCACTAACAATCCAGCATTCTTCGTATCCAGAACGAGGGCTTTGGTGGAGTCTATCTGCGGAGTTCCGACGATCTTCAGCCCCAAGCTCTCGATTAGTTCGGTGTACGTTACCTTCGCATTTGCAACGGCGAGCTTTCTCAACTCCGCTATCTTGCTTGGATGCAAAACGATTACATCAGGTCTGTACAGGTAGTTTTCCTCAAGCTTTGCAACTGCACTATTTACATCCTCGTAAGGATCGGCCGTGTCAGAGCTCCAGCTTGCAGAGGCTGGAACACTATCACCAGCGCCGTTCGTCAGTGTGTCCAATATTCTCTTATCTTCCTCCAGTGCTACAACTCTCGCAGCATCCTTGGCGAGGTTTGCGATGGACATTATCTTGTTTGCAAGGTTCTCCTCTCTCGTAACCTTGAAGGCTTTTCCAATCTTCTTGATTTCAATCGTTGCCTCTTCGAATTTTATGCCTTCAAGTGGGAACTCTGCGCCTTCGGGAATCTCGGCAACTTCGCTGAATCCTGTGAACTTCCTGTACTTGTAAACCTGAGTTCCGGGCGAAACTTTCTCAATCGTAACGAGCTGTCTTCCGACTCTAACGTTCAGGGCTTCCTGAACGACAAGATCCGATATTACTTGCAAAACCTCGGCCGGCAAAACTTGGCTCGTTATCACGGTCAACTAAATCACCTCCTCATAGCGTGAGCTTAACCAAAATCTTATCTCCGTCAGCCGAAGCGGACGTGAGAGCTATGCCGATTATTTTCGTGGCATCATCGACATCGACAGTATTTCCAGCGGAATCTGTGTAAGTCTTGGTGGCAGAGAACTTTGCAACCTTGCCTCCCGCAGCGGACTGGACCTTGTCACCTGCAGCTATTGCTCCGGCCGCAACAACTTCGACGACTCCCTCAGTAACAATTGTAACATTCTCTCCGGCATTGGCATTGATTAGAGCAACTCCGATGACTTTGCTCGAAGCTCCGCCAGTTGGGGCTACAGTTTTATCGCCTGTAAGCTCGACTACCTGTCCGGCTGTAATGTCAGCGCCGGCGGTAAGCGGCAGATACTTCCCTTCCGGATATACCTCAACCATTCACACCACCTCACTCTAATCCTACAATCTTCCTCAACTCCTTGTACTTCCTCACGTCGACCTTGCCAAACGGAGAATCGATGAATTCCGGCTCGTCGAGAACAGTCTTAACCTTCTCAGCGACCTGCTTCGTGGAAAGAGCCTTATCGGCTAAGTCTGCGTACAACAGCTTCAATTCAATCACGTTCGCTTTCTTAAGCTCGGTTTCGTCGATTTCTGTCTTCGTGATCTTAGATACGTTCTTGATCTTCTCGATGAGCTCTGCTTTCTCTTTTTCCTCGTATTCTGCGAGCTTAGCCTTAAGCTGCTCGTTTTCTTCTCTGAGTCTCTGGTTCTCTGCTTCGAGCTCTTTCACTTTAATCTCTAACTCCTTCATGCCTTCATCAGCGGAAATCAGACTTTTTAAATCAAGATGCCCGTCGAGAATCTTGTAGAATATGAACTCCGGAATCGCTCCACCGCATTTTATTCTCAGTTCCTCGAGCATGTGGAACTCTGGGGGTTCCCTGCCGAATTCTTTGTAGTGAGCGGCGAGATGGTTGTAAACGGGCCTTCTATCCGAACTTGGAATATCGACACCGCCACGAGCTCCGAATAAAGCTGCCATTGCTGCTACAACTCCTCTCCAGACTACAGCATGAGTCCTTGGATCATGATGCGGTAACTTGAGATCTGTGAATCTCTTAGGAGGATTCTCAGGAGCCCAAGCGAAGTGTCCGGCTATCGATCTCTTCTCCTCAGTACTCAGCTCGTCCCAAGACTTGTCGGTAAAATCGCTCAAAGTTGGCTTTTTCCATGAGCTTTTGTCGTCTTTGCCGTATTTCCAAGGATGGCTCGGGACTACACCCTTGGTTAGCTCAACGCCTCCATCTTTATTCAGCATTTTCTCATAAACATCTTCTACAATAGCTTCAGGGTTAGCAGGAACCCCGACCAGAGATATTTCTAAGATTTTTAGACGAGTTATCTTATTACCCTGTCTTTCAAGAATCTTGAAGCCAATGCTGAAGGCATCGAGAAATCTCTCCTTGAGGGATTTGTAAACCGTCTCAAATAGCGGATGGGCTTTGTTCAGCATTAGTTTGACCCACAATTTGCCGTTGCGAACTTCGGCTTCGACAATCTTGCCGATCGGGATGTCGTCGTATTTGTGATTGAGAAATACTTTGTTGTACGGCTCCTGTGTGAGTTCCTTAGCTGCCTGCTCGAGAGCTTCTTCGGTGATTATGTCGCCGTCGAGATCTTTGACTGCCGCTGAAGCATAGCCTTCTACGTAGACATTTTTGTCGTCGCTGAGCTCAGATACGCTCAAATCTTTAACTACCAGTTCCATGAAAAATTAGCAAAAAAGAGACTTTAAAAGATCAGAGAATAACGAGAGCTACACCCTTGCGCTTCATGTCATTGAGAGGTAAGATCTCAAGCTCCTCGCCCTTGTCGTGCTTAAGCTCCTTAACTATGTCATCCGGAACATCAGCATACAACTTGCCATCTTCAGAATAGAACCTGACAGGGACATCGGATTTATCAACGATGATAAGCATATCTGGAGCCTCGACTACCTTAACGAAATAAACACCCTCCTTCAGTCCTACCGCTTCAAATTCGTCTTTTCGGACTTTTAGCTTCATTTTTTCAACTCCTTAAACTTCTCTTGGTACTTCTCAAACTTCCTCTTATTAATCTTATGTACAGTTTTTACTTGATCTTTTTCGTTGAGGACAATCCAAACGTGCTTGTCGCCGATCTTTCCAAGTACATGGGTATCGCCGACATCATCCATGTAGCGCTTACCTCTCTTCTTTAGCCTTAGGATGTCTGCAACCGTAATCTCGTGCTTCTCAAGTTCAACAGCTCGATCAATTCCATGTTTGGTGAAGTTCTCCCTAAGGAGCTGTAGAGCCTCCCGAGCTTTCTTCTCGGCGAGTTCTTTGACATCTTGTTTAAGCATTTCAGCAAGCTGCTGAAATCTTTCATCTTTTCTGAGTACTTGAATAACTTTGCGAACATTCTCCTCATCTGGAACTGTCTTGCCCTTAGGTGTCCTTGAAACCACTTTTGCATAGTGTTGCAAAGCCAATTCTTTTGATTCTCTGCTAATTGATCTTTTCTCTTGATCTGAGAACTTTATAACTGGAACTACACAACACCTACAATTTGGGTGGCAAGGTGGACGTGGAGCGGAGGGATCATCAATTTTGAAGATTTTATTGTAGTTTTTAGCGCATCTTGGGCATGTCCTTCTATCCATCGCTGCCAAATACTTGTAGTATCGAACTCCGGCTCGTTTATACCTATCCAAAGCGGCTTGATTGAAAACTCTCGTTGCTTCGGTTTTCGCAATCCTCTCGGCATCGTATTTCGTCTTATCCGTAACTTCTTGAACTCGCTTTGTCAGTTCTCTTATTGTCTCCCCCTTGAGTAACCCGTCCCTGATTTGAAAAGCCAGCTTCTTCCTAACTTCATCACTCAGGCCCTTGATCAAATCAAGTTGGAGATTTTTGAGCTGATTGACAGTTTCTTCATCGATGATGCTAAGAGTTGGCGGGATCAATAGCTCGATGCCGAACTTTTTAAGTTGCCTTGCTGCAAACTCAGCCCCTCTCTGCCAGAACAACCACGTATAACGGTCTATTATTCTCTCTACCGCTTGCGGTCCCATCTCCTCTTCGACCACTTGCTTGATCCGCTCGATTGTCGATTCATCAATACGATGAGCAGTTAGCAAGATCTCTTCAACTCGCTTGCGAACATTATCTGGTAATTTCCTAAGAACACGGGCAAATTCTTCCCGTAATGTCTTCGTGCGAGTTGGATCAACCATTTAGATCACTCTTCACTTTCAGGGAGTGGGGGAAATCCAACTAATTCTCTTGCCTCGTTTGTATCGATAATTCCAGCTTGATATAATTGGACAGCTATCTCACTCCATAAGAGTTCCTCGTCCATCACTTCCTCGAATTCGATTTCAACGTCGAGATTTAACAGCGGGAACAGTTTAGCCTCGAGTTCTTCTTTGACTGTGGCCCTAAGTGATTGCAAGAATAAGCTGAACATCTTCAGCTGGTTAAACGACGTTGCACGGTTGGAACCCTCCGGCTCACCATAAAACACCTTAGGAACCTTAAGCGCTTTATCGATCTGTCTCTGCAGGTACTGGATCATTTCCACGAGACCCTTCAAATCGAGCTTGGATTCCAGAACTTCAAACTCAGTAGATTCATCCGTCACGATTTGATTGACGACGACGATCTGATCCTCAACGTTTGTAGCGTTGTAA encodes:
- a CDS encoding capsid cement protein, with the translated sequence MVEVYPEGKYLPLTAGADITAGQVVELTGDKTVAPTGGASSKVIGVALINANAGENVTIVTEGVVEVVAAGAIAAGDKVQSAAGGKVAKFSATKTYTDSAGNTVDVDDATKIIGIALTSASADGDKILVKLTL
- a CDS encoding helix-turn-helix domain-containing protein, encoding MPTQEEVLEAIHKLGCATYKSLKEYFGLENLKGSSNLPQRLRALERDGLIAVFRFGRRTLIVPTELKYTQEEIEEFLDEIGAKLKIRGRPEGLLEIREENVMKVLRFIRDNKVVTIRQVKDAMNWNWRTTMKYINKLLEDQMIFEIRCGKLRMFTTSLI
- a CDS encoding minor capsid protein codes for the protein MVDPTRTKTLREEFARVLRKLPDNVRKRVEEILLTAHRIDESTIERIKQVVEEEMGPQAVERIIDRYTWLFWQRGAEFAARQLKKFGIELLIPPTLSIIDEETVNQLKNLQLDLIKGLSDEVRKKLAFQIRDGLLKGETIRELTKRVQEVTDKTKYDAERIAKTEATRVFNQAALDRYKRAGVRYYKYLAAMDRRTCPRCAKNYNKIFKIDDPSAPRPPCHPNCRCCVVPVIKFSDQEKRSISRESKELALQHYAKVVSRTPKGKTVPDEENVRKVIQVLRKDERFQQLAEMLKQDVKELAEKKAREALQLLRENFTKHGIDRAVELEKHEITVADILRLKKRGKRYMDDVGDTHVLGKIGDKHVWIVLNEKDQVKTVHKINKRKFEKYQEKFKELKK
- a CDS encoding HK97 family phage prohead protease — protein: MELVVKDLSVSELSDDKNVYVEGYASAAVKDLDGDIITEEALEQAAKELTQEPYNKVFLNHKYDDIPIGKIVEAEVRNGKLWVKLMLNKAHPLFETVYKSLKERFLDAFSIGFKILERQGNKITRLKILEISLVGVPANPEAIVEDVYEKMLNKDGGVELTKGVVPSHPWKYGKDDKSSWKKPTLSDFTDKSWDELSTEEKRSIAGHFAWAPENPPKRFTDLKLPHHDPRTHAVVWRGVVAAMAALFGARGGVDIPSSDRRPVYNHLAAHYKEFGREPPEFHMLEELRIKCGGAIPEFIFYKILDGHLDLKSLISADEGMKELEIKVKELEAENQRLREENEQLKAKLAEYEEKEKAELIEKIKNVSKITKTEIDETELKKANVIELKLLYADLADKALSTKQVAEKVKTVLDEPEFIDSPFGKVDVRKYKELRKIVGLE
- a CDS encoding phage major capsid protein translates to MITSQVLPAEVLQVISDLVVQEALNVRVGRQLVTIEKVSPGTQVYKYRKFTGFSEVAEIPEGAEFPLEGIKFEEATIEIKKIGKAFKVTREENLANKIMSIANLAKDAARVVALEEDKRILDTLTNGAGDSVPASASWSSDTADPYEDVNSAVAKLEENYLYRPDVIVLHPSKIAELRKLAVANAKVTYTELIESLGLKIVGTPQIDSTKALVLDTKNAGLLVLAEDISVEGPTYEQKSQSYLINVFERFGVGVVRPSAICVITGI